The following proteins come from a genomic window of Suttonella indologenes:
- the putP gene encoding sodium/proline symporter PutP produces MNNPMYITFGIYLIAVLLIGLAAYFSTRNFDDYILGGRSLGPYVTAMSAGASDMSGWLLMGLPGAIYASGLSEAWIAIGLTIGAWLNWLFVSGRLRVHTEYANNALTLPDYFYHRFGAKGQAMKVISAVIILFFFTIYCASGIVAGARLFQSLFEGMSYNTALWLGAGATIAYTFIGGFLAVSWTDTVQATLMLFALILTPIMVYLSLGGAAEMSAAVQAVAANTGKEYSSLFAGTTFLGIISTAAWGLGYFGQPHILARFMAAENVKSLNSARRIGMTWMIVCLGGAVAAGYFGIAYFGGHPEEIGALGGNDERIFIALATLLFNPWIAGVILSAILAAVMSTLSCQLLVCSSAITEDFYKGFLRPNAAQNELVWVGRIMVLAVAIIAILIAGNPDSKVLGLVSYAWAGFGAAFGPVVILSVMWKRMTASGALAGMISGAVVVVLWAEKVNPALSKAGLPTMYEIVPGFILCGLAVVAVSLLSKTPEREVVEKFEKADADYRAIH; encoded by the coding sequence ATGAATAATCCGATGTATATTACCTTCGGCATTTATTTGATTGCCGTGCTGCTGATTGGTTTGGCGGCTTATTTTTCCACACGCAATTTTGACGATTATATTTTGGGCGGGCGCAGTCTCGGGCCTTATGTGACGGCGATGTCCGCCGGCGCCTCCGATATGTCGGGTTGGCTGCTGATGGGGCTGCCCGGTGCGATTTATGCCAGCGGTTTGAGCGAGGCCTGGATTGCCATCGGCTTGACAATCGGCGCTTGGCTGAACTGGCTCTTTGTCTCGGGACGTTTGCGCGTGCATACCGAATACGCTAATAATGCCTTGACCTTGCCCGATTATTTTTATCACCGTTTCGGTGCCAAAGGGCAGGCAATGAAAGTCATTTCCGCCGTGATTATTCTGTTTTTCTTCACGATTTACTGTGCTTCAGGTATTGTGGCGGGGGCGCGTTTATTCCAAAGTCTGTTTGAAGGCATGAGTTACAACACCGCTTTGTGGTTAGGTGCCGGTGCAACGATTGCCTATACTTTTATCGGCGGCTTTTTGGCGGTGAGCTGGACGGATACCGTACAGGCGACGCTGATGCTCTTTGCCCTAATTTTAACGCCGATTATGGTCTATCTCAGCTTGGGCGGTGCGGCGGAAATGAGCGCGGCGGTGCAGGCTGTGGCTGCCAATACCGGCAAAGAATACAGCAGCCTGTTTGCCGGTACGACCTTCTTAGGCATTATTTCTACCGCCGCTTGGGGTTTAGGCTATTTCGGACAACCGCATATTTTGGCGCGCTTTATGGCGGCGGAAAATGTGAAATCGCTTAATAGTGCACGCCGCATCGGTATGACGTGGATGATTGTCTGCTTGGGCGGTGCGGTGGCGGCCGGTTATTTCGGCATTGCTTATTTCGGCGGTCATCCCGAAGAAATAGGAGCATTAGGCGGTAATGACGAACGCATTTTCATTGCTTTGGCAACCTTATTGTTTAACCCTTGGATTGCCGGCGTCATTTTGAGTGCGATTTTGGCAGCGGTGATGTCTACGCTGTCTTGCCAGCTCTTGGTCTGTTCCAGCGCCATTACCGAAGATTTTTACAAAGGCTTTCTGCGCCCGAATGCTGCGCAAAACGAATTGGTCTGGGTAGGGCGGATTATGGTATTGGCGGTGGCGATTATTGCCATTTTGATTGCCGGTAATCCCGACAGCAAAGTGCTGGGCTTGGTGTCCTATGCTTGGGCGGGCTTCGGCGCAGCCTTCGGACCGGTGGTGATTTTATCGGTGATGTGGAAGCGCATGACGGCTTCAGGCGCTTTGGCCGGCATGATTAGCGGCGCAGTCGTGGTGGTGCTATGGGCGGAAAAAGTGAATCCGGCATTGAGCAAAGCGGGTTTGCCGACCATGTATGAAATCGTGCCCGGATTTATTTTGTGCGGCTTGGCGGTGGTTGCCGTATCCTTATTGAGCAAAACGCCTGAGCGCGAAGTGGTGGAAAAATTCGAAAAAGCAGATGCGGATTATCGCGCAATACATTGA